The following proteins are encoded in a genomic region of Rhizobium sp. CCGE531:
- a CDS encoding LacI family DNA-binding transcriptional regulator, with protein MSNSTPATIEDVARIANVSIATVSRAIHMPEKVANSTRLKVNQAIAITGYTTNAVARSLRLGRSNMILVVAPDIGDPNFSNILIGLENEARSHGYGILIGHTQNDAQRGLEYLKFLNSNQAAGLILFTGILPFGHQTMTARLPPSVGVFEPVFNGGIPYVGVDDVAGARKAIDLLIAEGHRKIAFIGDSRTRLAYSRRRMGYEAGLDAAGIGHDVRIILDGDGTIESGRLAVEQLFMRDTLPTAFMCVNDQTAIGVMIGLKARGYDIPEDFSVTGFDDVPQAVFMTPSLTTIRQPRTAIGKHAMALLLELLSDGEPAETEILLRPDLVVRNSVAAPARTRR; from the coding sequence GTGTCGAATTCCACGCCCGCAACTATCGAAGACGTCGCCCGAATTGCCAATGTTTCGATAGCAACGGTTTCGCGGGCAATCCATATGCCGGAGAAAGTCGCCAATTCGACGCGGCTGAAAGTCAATCAGGCGATCGCCATCACCGGTTATACCACCAATGCGGTGGCGCGCAGCCTCCGGCTCGGCCGATCGAACATGATTCTCGTCGTCGCGCCCGATATCGGCGACCCCAATTTCTCCAATATTCTCATCGGCCTGGAGAATGAGGCGCGTTCGCACGGCTACGGTATCCTCATCGGCCATACGCAGAACGATGCGCAGCGCGGGCTCGAATATCTGAAGTTCCTGAATTCCAACCAGGCGGCCGGATTGATCCTCTTCACCGGCATCCTGCCCTTCGGGCACCAGACGATGACGGCGCGGCTGCCGCCGAGCGTCGGCGTTTTCGAGCCGGTCTTCAATGGCGGCATTCCCTATGTCGGCGTTGATGATGTCGCAGGCGCGCGCAAGGCCATCGACCTGCTGATTGCCGAGGGTCATCGCAAGATCGCCTTCATCGGCGATTCCCGCACCCGCCTCGCCTATAGCCGCAGACGCATGGGCTATGAAGCCGGGCTCGATGCGGCCGGCATCGGTCATGACGTCCGCATCATCTTGGACGGCGACGGCACCATCGAAAGCGGGCGGCTCGCCGTCGAGCAGCTCTTCATGCGCGACACGCTGCCGACAGCCTTCATGTGCGTCAACGACCAGACGGCGATCGGCGTGATGATCGGCCTGAAGGCGCGCGGCTACGACATCCCCGAGGATTTCTCGGTGACCGGCTTCGACGACGTGCCGCAGGCCGTCTTCATGACGCCGTCGCTGACGACGATCCGGCAGCCGCGCACCGCCATCGGCAAGCATGCCATGGCGCTGCTGCTCGAACTGCTGTCGGATGGCGAGCCCGCCGAGACGGAAATCCTGTTGCGGCCGGACCTCGTGGTGCGAAACTCGGTGGCGGCGCCGGCGCGCACCCGCCGCTAG
- a CDS encoding VOC family protein, which produces MPLGRLVLYVRDVEATISFYEKHFGFKPLRQEGDRIVELLAQDGGANLMIHPAGKAQKMGQVLVKLVFDVEHVEAFHAKCAEEGLEFGPVHQADGYLYANAKDPSGNSIAISSRAFRLKSGGDEPPPPEFIDQT; this is translated from the coding sequence ATGCCACTTGGTCGACTCGTCCTTTATGTCCGAGATGTGGAAGCGACGATCAGCTTTTACGAGAAGCATTTCGGGTTCAAACCGCTCCGGCAGGAGGGTGATCGGATTGTGGAGCTACTGGCGCAGGATGGCGGCGCCAATCTGATGATCCATCCAGCGGGCAAGGCGCAGAAAATGGGCCAGGTGCTGGTAAAACTGGTCTTCGACGTCGAACATGTCGAAGCTTTCCACGCGAAATGCGCGGAAGAAGGACTCGAGTTCGGCCCCGTCCATCAGGCCGACGGCTATCTCTACGCCAACGCCAAGGACCCTTCGGGAAATTCCATAGCTATTTCCAGCCGCGCATTCCGGCTGAAATCGGGAGGCGATGAACCACCGCCTCCCGAATTTATCGATCAAACATAG
- the xylA gene encoding xylose isomerase yields MSTGFFGDIKSVKYEGPDSTNPLAFRYYNKDEVVAGKRMEEHLRFAVAYWHTFTWPGGDPFGGQTFLRPWFNETMEAAKLKADVAFEFFTLLGAPYYCFHDADVRPEGKNFAENTKNLNEIVDYFAQKQADTGVKLLWGTANLFSNRRFMSGAATNPDPDVFAFSAATVKTCMDATHKLNGENYVLWGGREGYETLLNTDLKRELDQMGRFLNLVVEYKHKIGYKGTILIEPKPQEPTKHQYDYDVATVYGFLKKYGLENEVKLNIEQGHAILAGHSFEHELALANALGVFGSIDMNRNDYQSGWDTDQFPNNVPEMTLAYYQVLAGGGFKTGGTNFDAKLRRQSLDPADLLIGHIGGMDCCARGLKAAAKMIEDKALSKPLADRYAGWDSAEGQKLLRGEYSLDQIAQWVETKDVNPQPKSGKQELLENIVNRYV; encoded by the coding sequence ATGAGCACCGGATTTTTTGGTGACATCAAGAGCGTAAAGTACGAAGGCCCCGACAGCACCAATCCGCTGGCCTTCCGCTATTACAACAAGGACGAAGTCGTTGCCGGCAAGCGTATGGAAGAGCATCTGCGCTTTGCCGTCGCCTACTGGCACACCTTCACCTGGCCGGGCGGCGATCCCTTCGGCGGTCAGACCTTCCTTCGCCCCTGGTTCAACGAGACGATGGAAGCCGCCAAGCTGAAGGCCGACGTTGCGTTCGAATTCTTCACCCTGCTCGGCGCTCCCTACTACTGCTTCCACGATGCCGATGTGCGTCCGGAAGGCAAGAATTTCGCCGAAAACACCAAGAACCTCAACGAGATCGTCGACTATTTCGCCCAGAAGCAGGCCGATACGGGCGTGAAGCTGCTTTGGGGTACGGCGAACCTCTTCTCGAACCGCCGCTTCATGTCGGGTGCTGCGACCAATCCGGATCCGGACGTCTTCGCCTTCTCGGCTGCGACCGTGAAGACCTGCATGGACGCCACCCACAAGCTCAATGGCGAGAACTATGTCCTCTGGGGTGGCCGCGAGGGCTATGAGACGCTGCTCAACACCGACCTGAAGCGCGAACTGGACCAGATGGGCCGCTTCCTCAATCTCGTCGTCGAGTACAAGCACAAGATCGGCTACAAGGGCACGATCCTGATCGAGCCGAAGCCGCAGGAGCCGACCAAGCACCAGTATGACTACGACGTCGCCACGGTCTACGGCTTCCTCAAGAAGTACGGCCTGGAAAACGAAGTGAAGCTCAACATCGAGCAGGGCCATGCGATCCTCGCCGGCCATTCCTTCGAGCATGAGCTGGCGCTCGCCAACGCGCTCGGCGTCTTCGGCTCCATCGACATGAACCGCAACGACTACCAGTCCGGCTGGGATACCGACCAGTTCCCGAACAATGTTCCGGAAATGACGCTGGCATACTACCAGGTTCTGGCAGGCGGCGGCTTCAAGACCGGCGGCACGAACTTCGACGCCAAGCTGCGCCGTCAGTCGCTCGATCCCGCAGACCTGTTGATTGGCCACATCGGCGGCATGGATTGCTGCGCCCGCGGCCTGAAGGCGGCGGCCAAGATGATCGAGGACAAGGCACTCTCCAAGCCGCTCGCCGATCGTTACGCCGGCTGGGATTCGGCCGAAGGGCAGAAGCTGCTGCGCGGCGAATATTCGCTCGATCAGATCGCCCAGTGGGTCGAGACCAAGGACGTCAACCCGCAGCCCAAGTCCGGCAAGCAGGAACTCTTGGAAAACATCGTCAATCGCTATGTTTGA
- the xylB gene encoding xylulokinase, which translates to MYLGLDLGTSGVKAMLIDGNQKIIGSANGGLDVSRPHPGWSEQDPAHWIRATEEAVAGLKAAHPKELAAVRGIGLSGQMHGATLLDADDKVLRPCILWNDTRSYQEAAALDADPRFRALTGNIVFPGFTAPKLAWVAKHEPEIFARVRWVLLPKDYLRLWLTGEHMSEMSDAAGTSWLDTGKRKWSSELLAATNLDEKQMPTLVEGTDVAGKLRGELASKWGIGGDVVVAGGAGDNAASACGMGTVSHGAAFVSLGTSGVLFAANGSYLPKPESAVHAFCHALPNTWHQMGVILSATDALNWHSHVTGKSAAELTTELGDTLKAPTSVTFLPYLSGERTPHNDATIRGAFIGLGHESGRAVLTQAVLEGVSFAIRDNLEALRSAGTDIARVTAIGGGSRSRYWLASIATALGVPVDLPADGDFGAAFGAARLGLIAATGADPVAVCTPPQTAGTIDPVASLTDAYADAYKRYRAVYPAIKPLSIA; encoded by the coding sequence ATGTATTTGGGTCTCGATCTCGGAACGTCCGGCGTCAAAGCGATGCTGATCGACGGCAATCAGAAGATCATCGGCTCGGCCAATGGCGGGCTTGATGTGTCGCGCCCACATCCCGGCTGGTCGGAGCAGGATCCGGCCCACTGGATCCGGGCGACGGAGGAAGCCGTTGCCGGGCTGAAGGCGGCGCATCCGAAAGAGCTGGCTGCCGTGCGCGGCATCGGCCTTTCCGGCCAGATGCATGGCGCGACGCTGCTCGATGCCGACGACAAGGTGCTGCGCCCCTGCATCCTCTGGAACGACACCCGCAGCTATCAGGAAGCCGCCGCGCTTGACGCCGATCCACGCTTCCGCGCGCTGACAGGCAATATCGTCTTTCCGGGCTTTACCGCCCCGAAGCTCGCATGGGTCGCCAAGCATGAGCCGGAGATTTTCGCGAGGGTGCGTTGGGTGCTGTTGCCGAAGGATTATCTGCGCCTGTGGCTGACCGGCGAGCACATGTCGGAAATGTCTGACGCGGCCGGCACCTCCTGGCTCGATACCGGCAAGCGCAAATGGTCTTCCGAGCTTTTGGCGGCGACCAATCTCGATGAGAAGCAGATGCCGACCCTGGTCGAAGGTACCGACGTTGCCGGCAAGCTGCGCGGCGAGCTGGCCTCGAAATGGGGTATCGGCGGCGATGTCGTCGTGGCCGGCGGGGCAGGGGACAATGCGGCCTCGGCCTGCGGCATGGGCACGGTGAGCCACGGCGCCGCTTTCGTTTCGCTCGGGACTTCGGGCGTGCTCTTTGCGGCCAACGGCTCCTATCTGCCGAAGCCGGAAAGCGCCGTCCATGCCTTCTGCCACGCACTGCCGAACACCTGGCACCAGATGGGCGTCATTCTGTCGGCAACCGATGCGCTCAACTGGCATTCGCATGTGACGGGCAAGTCCGCCGCCGAACTCACCACCGAGCTTGGCGACACGCTGAAGGCACCGACCAGCGTTACATTCCTTCCCTATCTCTCGGGCGAGCGCACGCCGCACAACGACGCGACGATCCGCGGCGCCTTCATCGGCCTCGGCCATGAAAGCGGCCGCGCCGTGCTGACGCAAGCCGTGCTCGAAGGCGTCTCCTTCGCCATTCGCGACAATCTGGAAGCGCTGCGCTCGGCCGGCACTGACATCGCGCGCGTGACCGCGATCGGCGGCGGCTCGCGCTCCCGCTACTGGCTGGCCTCGATCGCCACCGCGCTCGGCGTGCCCGTCGACCTGCCGGCGGACGGCGATTTCGGCGCGGCCTTCGGCGCCGCGCGCCTCGGCCTGATCGCGGCCACCGGCGCCGATCCGGTCGCGGTCTGTACCCCGCCACAGACGGCCGGCACGATCGATCCCGTGGCGTCGCTGACGGATGCCTATGCGGATGCCTACAAGCGCTACCGGGCGGTCTATCCGGCGATCAAGCCGCTGAGCATAGCTTGA
- a CDS encoding LacI family DNA-binding transcriptional regulator, whose translation MRPTVHDIAATAGVSLATVDRVLNQRPGVRLVTREKVEAAIREIGYIRDVAAANLAKGRVYPLVFIVPTGDNSFMHGLRSEVHHATLRASIERTDIRIVEVPPFDVPALVAALDALQGQDIAGVALVATDAPEVRSAVGRLVSERIPVVTLVSDLTDSVRHHYAGIDNIAAGRTAARLLGRFLGGHEGEITVLAGSMLVRDHRERLQGFSDVMAEEFPRLRLLPVLEGRDDPELAGSLVSRALSESRDIIGIYNLGAGNRGLIAALKAVRPERELTVVVHELTQHTRAALVDGTVDAVLNQDAGHEVRSAIRVMKATADGQAVIADQERIRLDIFLKDNLP comes from the coding sequence ATGAGACCGACCGTGCATGATATCGCCGCCACCGCGGGCGTCAGCCTCGCCACCGTGGACCGCGTCTTGAACCAGCGGCCGGGCGTGCGGCTGGTAACGCGGGAGAAGGTGGAGGCCGCTATTCGCGAGATCGGCTATATTCGCGACGTCGCTGCCGCCAATCTGGCCAAGGGCCGTGTCTATCCTCTCGTATTCATCGTGCCGACAGGCGACAATTCCTTCATGCATGGCCTGCGTTCAGAGGTGCATCATGCGACTTTGCGGGCGAGCATAGAGCGCACGGATATCCGCATCGTCGAGGTGCCACCCTTCGATGTGCCGGCGCTGGTGGCGGCGCTCGACGCATTGCAGGGGCAGGATATCGCCGGGGTCGCCCTGGTGGCGACCGACGCGCCCGAGGTGCGGTCGGCGGTCGGCCGGCTGGTCTCCGAGCGCATCCCCGTCGTAACGCTTGTTTCCGATCTGACCGATTCCGTCCGGCATCACTACGCCGGCATCGACAACATCGCCGCCGGCCGCACAGCTGCCCGGCTGCTCGGGCGATTCCTTGGCGGCCACGAGGGTGAAATTACCGTTCTTGCCGGTTCCATGCTGGTGCGCGACCATCGCGAGCGTCTTCAGGGTTTCTCCGACGTCATGGCCGAGGAGTTTCCCAGGCTGCGGCTGCTGCCCGTATTGGAAGGGCGTGACGATCCGGAACTCGCCGGATCGCTCGTTTCCAGGGCCTTGTCCGAAAGCCGGGACATTATCGGCATCTACAATCTCGGCGCCGGCAACAGGGGCCTGATCGCGGCCCTGAAAGCCGTCAGGCCCGAGCGCGAACTGACCGTTGTCGTGCATGAACTGACGCAGCATACGCGTGCAGCACTGGTGGACGGCACGGTCGATGCCGTTCTCAACCAGGATGCCGGCCATGAAGTGCGCAGCGCCATCCGCGTCATGAAGGCGACCGCCGACGGCCAGGCCGTCATCGCCGATCAAGAGCGCATCCGCCTCGATATTTTCTTGAAGGACAATCTGCCCTGA
- a CDS encoding DHA2 family efflux MFS transporter permease subunit, with protein MMSSASTTAGSPPRAAGPAAPAADHIETKKLIAFLAMVLGMFMSILDIQIVSASLSEIQAGLSAGSDEIGWVQTAYLIAEVIMIPLSGTLARIISTRYLFAISAAGFTAASALAATATNIDQMIIYRAIQGFIGGGMIPSVFAAAFTIFPPSKRNVVSPIIGLIATLAPTIGPTVGGYLSNAFSWHWLFLVNIPPGIVVTIVTWNFIDFDKPELSLMKKFDWWGLFSMGVFLGALEYVLEEGNTNDWFNDNFIVAGAIASAIGAIIFFYRAFTVEFPVVDLRAFTNKNFAFGSMFSFVMGIGLYGLTYIYPVFLGRIRGYDSLQIGETMFVSGLAMFFTAPLAGFLASRVDLRILMIIGFTSFSAGTYIMMHLTTDWDFWELMIPQILRGFGLMLCMVPINNIALGTMPPARMRGASGLFNLTRNLGGAVGLAIINTLLTNRQDQHYFSLRDHIHWGSHAAVTQLNNMAANFNAAGLDGEQAALKQMVNMATRQAVVMSFGDIFLMLTVLFLAMILGVLMLSKPSPTGGGGGGGGGH; from the coding sequence ATCATGTCGTCCGCCAGCACTACAGCCGGGTCGCCTCCACGCGCGGCCGGGCCCGCCGCACCAGCGGCGGATCATATCGAGACGAAAAAACTCATCGCCTTTCTGGCGATGGTGCTCGGCATGTTCATGTCGATCCTCGACATTCAGATCGTCTCCGCCTCGCTTAGCGAAATCCAGGCCGGCCTCAGCGCCGGCTCGGATGAGATCGGCTGGGTGCAGACGGCCTATCTGATCGCCGAAGTCATCATGATCCCGCTGTCGGGAACGCTGGCGCGCATCATCTCGACGCGCTACCTCTTCGCGATCTCGGCCGCCGGCTTCACCGCAGCGAGCGCGCTTGCCGCGACCGCGACGAATATCGACCAGATGATCATCTACCGTGCCATCCAGGGGTTCATCGGCGGCGGCATGATCCCTTCCGTGTTCGCGGCGGCATTCACGATCTTCCCGCCATCCAAGCGCAATGTCGTCTCGCCGATCATCGGTCTGATCGCGACGCTCGCGCCCACCATAGGCCCGACCGTGGGCGGCTATCTTTCCAACGCCTTTTCCTGGCACTGGCTGTTCCTGGTCAACATCCCCCCGGGTATCGTCGTCACCATCGTCACCTGGAACTTTATCGATTTCGACAAGCCCGAACTGTCGCTGATGAAGAAATTCGACTGGTGGGGACTTTTTTCCATGGGCGTTTTTCTGGGCGCTCTGGAATATGTTCTCGAAGAAGGTAATACCAACGACTGGTTCAACGATAACTTCATCGTCGCGGGTGCGATAGCCTCGGCGATCGGAGCGATCATCTTCTTCTACCGTGCCTTTACGGTGGAATTCCCCGTGGTCGATCTCAGGGCCTTCACGAACAAGAATTTCGCGTTCGGCTCGATGTTCTCCTTCGTGATGGGTATCGGCCTTTATGGCCTGACCTATATCTATCCGGTTTTCCTGGGGCGTATCCGCGGCTACGACTCCCTGCAGATCGGCGAGACGATGTTCGTGTCCGGCCTTGCCATGTTCTTCACGGCGCCGCTGGCCGGCTTCCTTGCGAGCAGGGTCGATCTTCGCATCCTGATGATCATCGGCTTCACCAGTTTCTCTGCCGGTACCTACATCATGATGCACCTGACGACGGACTGGGATTTCTGGGAATTGATGATTCCCCAGATCCTGCGCGGCTTCGGTCTGATGCTCTGCATGGTGCCGATCAACAACATCGCGCTCGGAACCATGCCGCCGGCGCGCATGCGCGGCGCGTCCGGCCTGTTCAACCTGACCCGTAATCTGGGCGGTGCCGTGGGTCTTGCCATTATCAACACCCTGCTGACGAACCGGCAGGACCAGCATTACTTCAGCCTGCGCGACCATATTCATTGGGGCAGCCATGCCGCCGTCACCCAATTGAACAACATGGCCGCCAACTTCAACGCAGCCGGCCTCGACGGCGAGCAGGCCGCGTTGAAACAGATGGTCAACATGGCGACGCGGCAGGCGGTCGTCATGTCCTTCGGGGATATCTTCCTGATGCTGACCGTGCTGTTCCTGGCGATGATCCTCGGCGTGCTCATGTTGAGCAAACCGAGCCCGACAGGCGGCGGTGGCGGTGGAGGTGGAGGCCATTGA